The proteins below are encoded in one region of Avibacterium volantium:
- a CDS encoding 3-deoxy-D-manno-octulosonic acid kinase translates to MLELQQQNQYFIFNLETQPVDPSAYFDPQFWQQQQRILGSAKGRGTTWFVQSADLFGVNCALRHYYRGGLFGKLNKDRYWFHDLQHTRSFAEFHLLNKLHQDGLPVPKPIGARVIKGKAGICYQADLLSEKIENAQDLTALLQHHSLSAENWQQIGRLIRQLHDRQICHTDLNAHNILVQHFATPEQKYWLIDFDKCTEKSGNNWKAQNLARLHRSFSKEVNKLAIKFTEQDWNEVLNGYKG, encoded by the coding sequence ATGCTTGAACTGCAACAGCAAAACCAATATTTTATTTTTAATCTGGAAACACAACCTGTTGATCCCAGCGCTTATTTTGATCCGCAATTTTGGCAGCAACAGCAGCGTATTCTTGGTTCAGCCAAAGGGCGGGGGACAACTTGGTTTGTGCAAAGTGCGGATCTTTTTGGTGTAAATTGTGCCTTGCGCCATTATTATCGCGGTGGTTTATTTGGTAAGTTGAATAAAGATCGTTATTGGTTCCACGATCTTCAGCACACGCGCAGTTTCGCCGAATTTCATTTGTTAAATAAATTACATCAAGACGGACTCCCCGTGCCAAAACCCATTGGAGCAAGAGTGATTAAAGGTAAAGCGGGCATTTGCTATCAAGCAGATTTACTGAGTGAAAAAATCGAAAATGCGCAAGATCTCACCGCACTTTTACAACACCATTCTTTATCCGCTGAAAATTGGCAGCAAATCGGCCGCTTAATCCGCCAATTACATGACCGACAAATCTGCCACACCGACCTTAACGCCCATAATATTTTAGTCCAACATTTCGCCACACCAGAACAAAAATACTGGCTGATTGATTTTGACAAATGCACCGAAAAATCAGGCAATAACTGGAAAGCCCAAAATCTCGCCAGATTACACCGCTCTTTTAGTAAAGAAGTAAATAAGCTAGCAATAAAATTTACAGAACAGGATTGGAATGAGGTTTTGAATGGGTATAAGGGATAA
- a CDS encoding glycosyltransferase family 9 protein → MALFSTPPKSICILRLSAIGDVCNALSAVQQIQRYWKDTQITWIVGKTEMQLLQNVKGIRFIPYDKKTGWKGILALWKTLRGEHFDVLLNMQTALRASMISLGIKATYKVGFSKNRAREGQWLFTNRKINESTNPHVLAGFWAFVECLGLPVEAPKWDLAIGEKEISAVRQFIDPTRKNLLISPCSSKSEKDWLAERYAEIANIAHRQNINVILCGSPAPREQAMIEKIIALCDFQPVNASGKTSLLELSALIGMADLLLAPDSGPAHIATAQGTPVLGLYAYHNPLRTGPYNNLPEVVSVYEQNALQEFGKPSSQLPWATKLKGKDLMVQISVADVSEKMRQMGFIQ, encoded by the coding sequence ATGGCACTTTTTTCCACGCCCCCTAAATCTATTTGTATTTTACGCCTTTCCGCGATTGGTGATGTGTGTAATGCGCTGTCAGCGGTACAACAAATTCAGCGTTATTGGAAAGATACTCAAATCACTTGGATTGTGGGCAAAACCGAAATGCAGTTATTGCAAAATGTGAAAGGGATTCGCTTTATTCCGTATGACAAAAAAACCGGCTGGAAAGGCATTTTAGCTTTGTGGAAAACCTTGCGTGGCGAGCATTTTGATGTGCTATTAAATATGCAAACGGCTTTGCGTGCCTCAATGATTTCCTTAGGCATCAAAGCCACTTATAAAGTGGGTTTTAGCAAAAACCGTGCGCGAGAAGGGCAATGGTTATTTACCAATCGTAAAATTAATGAATCAACTAATCCGCACGTTTTAGCGGGATTTTGGGCATTCGTGGAATGTTTAGGCTTGCCCGTGGAAGCCCCAAAATGGGATTTAGCCATTGGTGAAAAAGAAATTTCCGCCGTTCGGCAATTTATTGATCCGACAAGAAAAAATCTGCTCATTTCCCCTTGTTCAAGCAAATCAGAAAAAGATTGGTTGGCTGAACGCTATGCAGAAATTGCCAATATCGCCCATCGTCAAAATATTAATGTGATTTTATGTGGCTCGCCTGCGCCAAGAGAGCAAGCAATGATCGAAAAAATCATCGCATTGTGTGATTTTCAGCCTGTGAATGCGAGCGGCAAAACCTCATTATTGGAATTAAGTGCTTTAATCGGAATGGCGGATTTACTGCTCGCTCCCGACAGCGGCCCTGCGCATATTGCCACCGCTCAAGGCACACCTGTGCTCGGTTTGTATGCCTATCATAATCCGCTACGCACAGGCCCTTATAACAATTTGCCCGAAGTGGTTTCCGTGTATGAACAAAATGCCCTGCAAGAATTTGGCAAGCCTTCTAGCCAATTACCTTGGGCAACCAAATTGAAAGGCAAAGATTTAATGGTACAAATTTCTGTGGCAGACGTATCAGAGAAAATGCGCCAGATGGGCTTTATTCAATAA